The [Clostridium] scindens ATCC 35704 nucleotide sequence TCATGTGGACGGATTCATCCTGAACCCTGTGGTAGCGCCCATGGAAGGTATTTACGCAGATCCGGTTCTAAAGAAGACCAAGATCATGGTCCATCAGCTGGGCTTCCAGACCGTCATGCGCCGTTTCCTGAAAGGGGACGAGGGCATGGTGCCGGAGGTCATGCATTGGCTTCGGCATAATTCCAGAGAGGAAGGAATATTTAATTATATAGCGAACCATAATGGCTTCACCTTGTGCGACCTGGTTTCCTATGATGGCAAGCATAACGAAGCCAATGGGGAGAATAACCAGGATGGACCGGACTATAATTTCAGCTGGAACTGCGGGGCAGAAGGGCCTACAAGAAAAAAAGGCGTCCTGGAACTGCGCGACAGGCAGATGAAGAACGCGTTCGCCCTTGTGCTGCTGGCGCAGGGGACGCCCTGCATTCTGGCAGGCGATGAATTTGCCAATTCCCAGAAGGGTAACAACAATGTCTATTGCCAGGATAATTTGACGGGATGGCTGGACTGGCGGAAACTGGAACGGGAAGAGGAACTTTTTGCTTTTGTCAAAGGGTTGATCGCCATCCGCAAAGGATATCCGGTTTTCTGCCCGGAGGAAGAACTTCGGGGAATGGATCAGACCTGCTGCGGCGTGCCTGATGTGTCTTACCATGGGGAAAATGCCTGGCAGGCGCCATCGGAGGTATCCAGCCGCCAGCTGGGCGTGTACTATAGCGGTGCGGTTCTTGAAGGAGAAGATTGCTTTGTGGCGTACAATATGCATTGGCTGAAGCATACATTTGCCCTGCCCGCGCTGCCAAAAGGGAAGAAATGGTATAAGATTGCCTCCACAGAAGATGGAATACTTAAGAAGGCGGAATTGCTTAAAAATCAAAGAAGCGTAGAACTGGACGAACGGACAGTAATGATGCTTGCAGGCAGGTAAGGAATATGGCTAATAGTACGGAAGGCATGAATTGGAAGGCTGGAATTACTTCATATCAGTTGAAATGGATTGCCATTGTGACGATGGTGATTGATCATATGGGAGCAATCCTGTATCCTACAGAGATGGTATTCCGATATATAGGAAGGATTTCATTTCCGATATTCTGTTTTCTGCTGGTAGAAGGGTTCTGTCATACCCACGATATCTTCGGGTATATGGCGAGGCTGGGCGCTTTTGCGCTTATGTCGGAGATTCCTTATGATCTGGCTTTTAATGGCGAGGTACTGGAATTTACGCATCAGAATGTTTTTTTTACGCTTCTCCTTGGCGTGATTCTGATGTATGTCCTGGAGAAGGGCGGGGAATGGCCTCAGAAGGCAGTTGAGGTCTTGCTGGTTATGTGGATGGCAGTGTTTTTTCATACAGATTATGGCTACAGGGGAATCCTGCTGATATTTATATTCTACCAGCTGCGGCGCTTCCGGTGGGCAAAGCTTGGATGCGGAGCGGCCTGGAATCTGATCTGGAATCGGAGCATACAGGGATATGGCGCATTTGCCATGATTCCGATCGCATTATATAATGGAAGCCGGGGCAAGAAGATGAAGTATTTCTTCTATATCTTTTATCCGGCCCATCTTTTGATTTTGTTTGTTATTAGCAGATATATAGGATAACAGGGAAAGAAAAAGGAGTAAGTATGAAAGTTTGGCAGCATTTGCGCACGATTAATCATCATAAATCACTGGTCATGAAGCATTGTTTTAAAGTTGGGCTTTATAAACAGGGACTGCTTCATGACATGTCGAAGTATTCGCCCACAGAATTTCTGGTGGGATGCAGGTATTATCAAGGGACCAGGAGCCCGAATAACGCCGAGAGGGAGGCGACAGGCTATTCCAAAGCCTGGCTGCATCACAAGGGAAGGAATAAGCATCATTATGAGTACTGGATTGATTACAGCGTCGATCCGGGAGAAGGCATTGTGGGTCAGAAGATGCCCATAAAATATGTAATCGAGATGTTCATGGACCGGGTGGCGGCATCTAAGACTTATCAGGGCAGTAATTATACCGACAGGCAGCCGCTGGAGTA carries:
- a CDS encoding DUF5662 family protein, with the protein product MKVWQHLRTINHHKSLVMKHCFKVGLYKQGLLHDMSKYSPTEFLVGCRYYQGTRSPNNAEREATGYSKAWLHHKGRNKHHYEYWIDYSVDPGEGIVGQKMPIKYVIEMFMDRVAASKTYQGSNYTDRQPLEYYEKGAAKLGKMIHPETAALLHFLLKMLAEEGEEKTFRYIRRKILKK
- a CDS encoding alpha-amylase family glycosyl hydrolase — encoded protein: MKEIKGRPLPLGVTILEDEVNFSVAVPEGKECRLLLYRTGESEPCAAYPMDMDVGEVRYLALKGLAPSDYEYNYMIDGEVVADPYAKALAGREVWGRKREMQNHEVRGILYAREYDWEGDRPLRLPYHRVIAYSLHVRGFTKHFSSQVKNKGTFLGVVEKIPYLTELGINQIHLMPVYDFEECLQYRNYWGYGDAYCFAPKASYSASGDAVRELKDMVKACHKAGIEVVLEMPFTGTVPKQMIEECLRYYMMEYHVDGFILNPVVAPMEGIYADPVLKKTKIMVHQLGFQTVMRRFLKGDEGMVPEVMHWLRHNSREEGIFNYIANHNGFTLCDLVSYDGKHNEANGENNQDGPDYNFSWNCGAEGPTRKKGVLELRDRQMKNAFALVLLAQGTPCILAGDEFANSQKGNNNVYCQDNLTGWLDWRKLEREEELFAFVKGLIAIRKGYPVFCPEEELRGMDQTCCGVPDVSYHGENAWQAPSEVSSRQLGVYYSGAVLEGEDCFVAYNMHWLKHTFALPALPKGKKWYKIASTEDGILKKAELLKNQRSVELDERTVMMLAGR
- a CDS encoding TraX family protein, translated to MANSTEGMNWKAGITSYQLKWIAIVTMVIDHMGAILYPTEMVFRYIGRISFPIFCFLLVEGFCHTHDIFGYMARLGAFALMSEIPYDLAFNGEVLEFTHQNVFFTLLLGVILMYVLEKGGEWPQKAVEVLLVMWMAVFFHTDYGYRGILLIFIFYQLRRFRWAKLGCGAAWNLIWNRSIQGYGAFAMIPIALYNGSRGKKMKYFFYIFYPAHLLILFVISRYIG